The following nucleotide sequence is from Streptomyces xiamenensis.
GCGGCGCGGGGTGATGAGGGGCCGGTGCCGGGCCAAAAAAGCGGGGGGCCCGGCGCGGGTCCGGGAACCTAGGGTCGCGTGCATGGCATGGACAGCACCTGGACTGGATTCGGGCGGGAACGGGATACCTCTGCTCGCTCTGCACGGCAGCTTCGGGCGGGGGGCGGTCTTCGCGCGGCTCGCCGCCGATCTGGGCCCCGCCTTCCGGGTCCTCGCACCCGACCAGCGCGGTCACGGTCACTGCCCGCCGCGCCCCGGCGGCTTCGGCGTCGAGCGGTTCACCGACGACGCCGAGCGGCTGCTGACGGAGCTGGTCCAGGAACGGGGCGGTCGGCCGCTCGCGGTGCTCGGCCACTCGCTGGGCGGCATCATCGCGTACCACCTCGCGGCCCGCCGGCCCGATCTGGTGTCCGCGCTGATCATCGAGGACGTCGGCCCGGTGATGCGGCGCCCGGAGATCGAGCGTCCCGTGCTGGACGTGCGCGGCTGGCCGGCCACCGCGCCCACCCGGGAGGCGCTCGCCGCCGCGATCGAGGCGGCCGGCGTACCGGATGCCGCGTACTTCATGGCCAGCGCCGTCCCGGACGAGGAACGCGGTGGCTGGCGGCTGCTGTTCGACTGGGACACGATGACGGAGGTGCAGACGGGCGGAGTCGGGGACTGGTGGCCGCGATGGCTCGGCTCCCGCTGCCCCGCGCTGGTGCTGCGCGGCGGACACAGCACGCTGCTGCCCGCCGTGCTGGCCCGGGAGATGACCGCCCGCCGCCCCGGAGCCCGTCTGCTGGAGTTCCCCGCCGCCGGGCACTGGATCCACGACGACGATCCGGTGGGCGTGGCGGAGGCCGTCCGCGGCTTCCTCACTCCGTGAACGGGTCGGGGGTCAGTCGAAGACCACGTCGCACCATTCCCGTTGCCACTCCTCCAGCCACTCGCGGGCGGGCCCGCAGTGTTCGCCGCCGTCCCGGTTCCGGTGGTGACCGTCGTAGCCGGGGCCCGGTGCGTGCTCATCCGTACCGGCGCCCTCCTCCGCGTCCTCCTCGCCGGCGGGCGCCGGTTCCGGCTCGGGTTCGGGTTCGGGTTCCGGCTCGGGCGGCGG
It contains:
- a CDS encoding alpha/beta fold hydrolase, which codes for MAWTAPGLDSGGNGIPLLALHGSFGRGAVFARLAADLGPAFRVLAPDQRGHGHCPPRPGGFGVERFTDDAERLLTELVQERGGRPLAVLGHSLGGIIAYHLAARRPDLVSALIIEDVGPVMRRPEIERPVLDVRGWPATAPTREALAAAIEAAGVPDAAYFMASAVPDEERGGWRLLFDWDTMTEVQTGGVGDWWPRWLGSRCPALVLRGGHSTLLPAVLAREMTARRPGARLLEFPAAGHWIHDDDPVGVAEAVRGFLTP